One genomic segment of Helicobacter enhydrae includes these proteins:
- a CDS encoding autotransporter outer membrane beta-barrel domain-containing protein, whose protein sequence is MTRDKKITRITKPTLSFFKPLVASSLALALSVSVVSAGDCDNATNEARICTGVGIATSALTKVGLPLNVGDGGNESFKFIESGGFHQPQLTNNSALETLAFQFGTGSNVTATKQGSNKVTIVGKTGDTHLFLGTGTKGLKMGSGGMGTLVFDFSTAQTSNKTPKMSLNLGATSGMSLQGNLEVKGKEREKSDTTQDTFDATLQGNIKGNITIGADTQAGKKQNLKSSFDFIGTGEQEITINGAITTKGNGVETELGFTSFTNITITGNITTGNGAKTNITQLPEGATLTLQGNSNQITTLTTTASGDKKATLALQNGNTTIGVIKGNSITHNIEVNFAGGTPTLMLNGATNALKTITFGGASAGTLAIANGGTASISDAVSVGAGKTLNLEVTHGYLSLDKAITGEGTINVVLNGKSEGAEATLIFKNTSDNQHRLTRLEVPKGKYGELKLAVGDFNQATFTDNVTGDNLKVTLGGSTTLILEGTNNKIKTLGFSGSDATLKLGKAGTTSTTSITNGITNGEKLTMEFVGGTAALNLGGTNNNIKTLKTLDKANATINLSSNKNSTKYNSLTIGTGGTGLEGNGYTFQLYASSNEKKLTLETEIDSYADRIVIENANTTENQTLELLVDNADVAKLSQKATTQNIALATIRNTTAGNKETAKVKFNTTSKKSINGEVIEATFESKETAKDGTEQTGGDYTTYFLTSVKSLGADSVIQQIASSALAINYDLFAANFNSINKRLGDLRGNPYTQGVWARIFAGGQESKFGIGSQSTYVTLQSGYDYAFVFEGGKTYAGVALSYAHSNGKGRKLGDKSLDDITSQGFEIAVYNSYFSDIGLYNDSVLKFGYLASDFMINNGATKGHTTNATFLLSNEVGYRYDFGEAKDWFVTPQIEIGLGYLSSSDFKDKFGANPFEITQDSVFLMRSRLGADVGKEFKGEDWGVSLYLGSFCEYDVLAGGENNFTFINNNKKSSIKSYDSNGRFVLNMGSNVKIKESTRVYVDFEKSFGNKFSTQWQMNLGARYSFGEVIAKAQEQEKTQEKAPLKIESGANS, encoded by the coding sequence ATGACACGAGACAAAAAAATCACTAGGATTACCAAACCAACCCTCTCATTTTTCAAACCCCTTGTGGCTAGCTCTTTGGCTTTGGCATTGAGTGTTAGTGTGGTGAGTGCTGGGGATTGCGATAACGCTACCAATGAGGCACGGATTTGCACAGGAGTGGGTATTGCAACGAGTGCATTGACAAAAGTAGGTTTGCCTTTAAATGTTGGTGATGGGGGCAATGAGAGTTTTAAGTTTATAGAATCAGGTGGCTTCCATCAACCACAACTCACCAATAATTCTGCTTTGGAAACATTGGCTTTTCAGTTTGGCACTGGAAGCAATGTCACGGCAACAAAGCAAGGTAGCAACAAAGTGACTATCGTAGGAAAAACAGGGGATACGCACTTATTTCTAGGCACAGGAACCAAGGGCTTGAAAATGGGGAGTGGTGGAATGGGCACTCTAGTTTTTGATTTTTCTACTGCTCAAACAAGCAACAAGACTCCCAAAATGAGTCTTAATTTGGGGGCAACAAGTGGAATGTCCTTGCAAGGCAATCTTGAAGTGAAAGGCAAAGAAAGAGAAAAGTCTGATACTACTCAAGACACATTTGATGCCACACTGCAAGGTAATATCAAAGGAAATATCACAATAGGGGCAGATACACAAGCTGGCAAAAAGCAAAATCTCAAAAGCAGTTTTGATTTTATTGGAACAGGAGAGCAAGAAATTACGATTAATGGTGCTATCACAACAAAAGGAAATGGTGTAGAAACAGAATTAGGATTCACTAGTTTTACCAATATCACGATCACAGGAAATATCACCACAGGCAATGGTGCTAAAACCAACATTACTCAACTTCCAGAGGGTGCCACTCTCACACTGCAAGGGAACAGCAATCAAATCACTACGCTTACCACCACTGCTTCAGGCGATAAGAAAGCCACCCTTGCACTTCAAAATGGAAACACAACGATTGGTGTTATAAAAGGCAACAGCATCACTCACAATATTGAAGTCAATTTCGCAGGAGGCACTCCTACCCTTATGCTCAATGGAGCAACAAATGCACTCAAAACCATTACATTTGGTGGAGCTAGTGCAGGCACTCTTGCCATTGCAAATGGTGGCACAGCTTCTATCTCTGATGCAGTAAGCGTAGGAGCTGGAAAAACTCTAAATCTTGAAGTAACACATGGATACCTTAGCCTTGATAAAGCGATCACAGGAGAGGGGACAATCAATGTGGTCTTGAATGGAAAAAGCGAAGGGGCAGAAGCAACACTCATCTTTAAAAACACTTCTGACAATCAACACAGACTCACACGACTTGAAGTCCCTAAGGGAAAATATGGAGAGCTAAAACTCGCAGTAGGAGATTTTAATCAGGCAACTTTCACAGACAATGTCACTGGCGATAATCTCAAAGTAACTCTTGGAGGTAGCACCACCCTTATTTTGGAGGGCACAAACAACAAAATCAAAACTCTTGGATTCAGTGGCTCAGATGCCACTCTCAAACTTGGCAAAGCTGGCACAACATCCACAACAAGTATCACTAATGGTATAACAAATGGGGAAAAACTTACAATGGAGTTTGTGGGAGGCACTGCCGCTCTCAATCTTGGCGGAACAAACAATAACATCAAAACTCTCAAGACATTGGACAAAGCCAACGCCACAATAAATCTCTCTAGCAATAAAAATAGCACTAAATACAATAGTCTCACCATTGGCACAGGTGGCACAGGGCTTGAGGGCAATGGCTACACATTCCAACTCTATGCCTCCTCAAATGAAAAAAAATTGACTTTGGAAACAGAGATTGACTCCTATGCAGATCGCATTGTGATTGAAAATGCCAATACCACAGAGAATCAAACCCTTGAATTGCTTGTGGATAATGCTGATGTCGCAAAGCTTTCACAAAAAGCCACAACCCAAAACATCGCTCTTGCTACAATTAGAAACACAACAGCAGGAAATAAAGAAACAGCAAAAGTCAAATTCAACACAACATCAAAAAAATCTATCAATGGAGAAGTGATAGAAGCCACATTTGAGAGCAAAGAAACTGCCAAAGATGGCACAGAACAAACAGGGGGTGACTACACCACCTACTTCCTTACATCTGTTAAATCACTAGGAGCTGATTCTGTTATCCAACAAATTGCCTCCTCTGCCCTTGCAATCAACTATGATTTGTTTGCCGCCAACTTCAACTCTATCAATAAACGACTGGGTGATCTGAGGGGCAACCCCTACACTCAAGGGGTATGGGCTAGAATCTTTGCTGGAGGACAAGAATCAAAGTTTGGCATAGGAAGCCAAAGCACCTATGTGACTTTGCAAAGTGGCTATGATTATGCCTTTGTGTTTGAGGGTGGCAAAACTTATGCAGGAGTCGCCCTCTCTTATGCACACTCAAATGGCAAAGGGCGTAAGCTAGGGGATAAGAGTTTGGATGACATCACATCTCAAGGTTTTGAAATCGCAGTGTATAACTCATATTTTAGCGATATAGGTTTGTATAACGATAGCGTCTTGAAGTTTGGCTATCTTGCTTCAGATTTTATGATTAACAATGGAGCTACAAAAGGGCATACGACTAACGCCACTTTTTTGCTCTCCAATGAGGTGGGGTATCGTTATGACTTTGGAGAAGCAAAAGATTGGTTTGTCACTCCTCAAATAGAAATAGGACTGGGTTATTTGAGCTCCTCTGATTTCAAAGACAAATTTGGTGCTAATCCTTTTGAAATCACTCAAGATTCTGTTTTTCTTATGCGTTCAAGACTTGGGGCAGATGTGGGCAAAGAGTTCAAAGGAGAGGATTGGGGAGTTTCTCTCTATCTTGGAAGTTTTTGTGAATATGATGTATTGGCAGGGGGAGAGAACAACTTCACTTTCATCAACAACAACAAAAAAAGCTCTATCAAATCTTATGATTCCAATGGGCGTTTTGTGCTAAATATGGGGAGTAATGTGAAAATCAAAGAATCTACAAGAGTGTATGTGGATTTTGAAAAGAGCTTTGGGAATAAATTCTCAACACAATGGCAAATGAATCTTGGAGCAAGATATAGCTTTGGGGAAGTAATAGCAAAAGCTCAAGAGCAAGAAAAAACGCAAGAAAAAGCTCCTTTGAAAATAGAGAGCGGAGCGAATAGCTGA